In Nitrospira sp., one genomic interval encodes:
- a CDS encoding molybdenum cofactor biosynthesis protein MoaE, whose product MSLEQVTKAEPPVTDDDALLVRVQREDFSLDEELRRVKQRSKRIGGIAMFLGTARDRSKGRDVDGITFEHYEGMAQKRLREIRERALKDFDVIEVLVLHRYGEIAIGENIVLIIVGAEHRAEAFRACKWAIDELKQITPIWKLEHTPEGEVWVEEHP is encoded by the coding sequence ATGAGTCTCGAACAGGTTACCAAGGCTGAGCCACCCGTCACGGACGATGACGCCCTGTTGGTCCGCGTGCAGCGGGAAGACTTCTCGCTCGACGAGGAGCTGCGGCGCGTCAAACAACGGTCCAAGCGGATCGGCGGCATTGCGATGTTTCTAGGGACGGCCCGTGATCGCTCCAAGGGGCGCGATGTGGACGGCATTACCTTTGAGCATTACGAAGGGATGGCGCAGAAGCGATTGCGGGAAATTCGCGAGCGGGCGCTGAAGGACTTCGATGTGATCGAGGTGCTGGTGTTGCACCGGTACGGCGAAATCGCCATCGGGGAGAACATCGTGCTGATCATCGTGGGGGCCGAGCACCGCGCCGAAGCGTTCCGGGCCTGCAAGTGGGCGATCGACGAACTGAAGCAGATCACGCCGATTTGGAAACTCGAACACACCCCCGAAGGCGAGGTGTGGGTCGAAGAGCATCCCTAG